The Candidatus Desulfofervidus auxilii DNA segment CATATTATTAATGAGGAAAAAGACTCGGTGATTTTCTACACCTTCCGTACCACTCGTTACAGCAGCCGCGAAATTATGGGCATTCAAAAAGGTGGAGAGGAATGTATTTTGTGATTGGTGGCTAGTAGATAGCTGGATGTAAGAGTAAAGATTTTACGTATTTAATGTTTATCGTCAATGCCTCCTAGTGTAAAAAGACCCAGGAAACGACGAGAGGCATAAAAATAACCAAAAGTATTGACACATCAGTAAAACCTTGCTAAAGGAAAATGAATAAGAGAGCTATTTTGACAATTTGGCCGGGAACGACAACTAGCAATAAAGAGGGGAAAATGCGTTTTGAGCCTACCTATGAGGAATTGAAACCTTAGTGAGAATGCAGACGCCAAACAGGAAGAGCGGAGTTTTGAGCCTACCTATGAGGAATTGAAACCGTCAAATGCAAAGCCTAACCTTCTTAAAAAGGTTTCAGTTTTGAGCCTACCTATGAGGAATTGAAACACAACATCATGGAAATACACTGAGGCACTTCTAGGCAGTTTTGAGCCTACCTATGAGGAATTGAAACCATCCTTGCTCCACCATGCTCTGTAAGCTTCTCGTAAGTTTTGAGCCTACCTATGAGGAATTGAAACTTTTGCTGCCCACTCTGCAAACTCTTCGGGGAAGTCTGTTTTGAGCCTACCTATGAGGAATTGAAACATGTATTCCATTGCTTTCTCTTGTATCTCTTCCCAGTTTTGAGCCTACCTATGAGGAATTGAAACCAAGAAATGTAGAGCGAGAAATTATCTTTTTTCTAGGTTTTGAGCCTACCTATGAGGAATTGAAACAACCAATTGTTTTTATTACTCCTGCAAGGTTTTTAAAGTTTTGAGCCTACCTATGAGGAATTGAAACAACCCAGTATGGCCACTGCACTAAGTACCCTAGGGTGTTTTGAGCCTACCTATGAGGAATTGAAACCACTAAACCCATAATCAAATGCCGTCATAATGTTCAAGTTTTGAGCCTACCTATGAGGAATTGAAACAGTGCACGAAGACGCAGATAGTCATCCACAGTAAGTAGTTTTGAGCCTACCTATGAGGAATTGAAACCCAATGGCCAAAGAGCCTCAAACTGAGACTTCTTCAGGTTTTGAGCCTACCTATGAGGAATTGAAACTCAAAGATAAAACTTTTGATAGGACATCCCATACCTGTTTTGAGCCTACCTATGAGGAATTGAAACATCCTCTTCCTCATCCATCACATACATGGGGGTGCTTGTTTTGAGCCTACCTATGAGGAATTGAAACTGTTGCAAGTAGGGGTAGGGGATATGGTAGAAGAGCTGTTTTGAGCCTACCTATGAGGAATTGAAACGCCTCAAAATTTAACTCTCCATCATTAACTTCTTCGTTTTGAGCCTACCTATGAGGAATTGAAACTATGAGTTATGTGTATGAGTTGGGGTATAAAGGGGGGGTTTTGAGCCTACCTATGAGGAATTGAAACGGGGAGAGAAAACAATTATGGTGCAGTGGGGGGATAAGTTTTGAGCCTACCTATGAGGAATTGAAACCCATTTACCTCATCAAAACAGTCTAACCAAAATCCGGTTTTGAGCCTACCTATGAGGAATTGAAACACTTGTCTCGCCAGAAAGGCATGATGTCCAAGGCTCTGTTTTGAGCCTACCTATGAGGAATTGAAACAGTTATATAGCAGTTTTAATTCTGGCTTTTTTCATTTGTTTTGAGCCTACCTATGAGGAATTGAAACTCTATCAAAAACCACTTTTCACATATCTCAATCACGTTTTGAGCCTACCTATGAGGAATTGAAACTGGCTTCCTTTTTCTGATGCTCAGTTTGGTGGCGTGTGTTTTGAGCCTACCTATGAGGAATTGAAACCCTTTTTGAAAATTCTAGAGCATTTACCACCGCATTGTTTTGAGCCTACCTATGAGGAATTGAAACCTTCATGCTGGGTAAGATTTAAAATTTTAACCATTTTGTTTTGAGCCTACCTATGAGGAATTGAAACGCAGGATAGGCCCCTGCACTAGAGGGATATATGGAGGTTTTGAGCCTACCTATGAGGAATTGAAACCATATTTACCTTGCCTAACACAACTGTTTTCTGCTGAGTTTTGAGCCTACCTATGAGGAATTGAAACAACTCTACTGGACGGCCTCGCCATGAGGTAACATCCAGTTTTGAGCCTACCTATGAGGAATTGAAACTTTGTAAGTCCTCTTGCTATCATTTTCAAGACAGAGTTTTGAGCCTACCTATGAGGAATTGAAACCCGATTTCCTTATATATGGTTTTATATTTGGATACGAGTTTTGAGCCTACCTATGAGGAATTGAAACGAAAGATGATTAGTGATATGTATAGGACAGCCTCCATAGTTTTGAGCCTACCTATGAGGAATTGAAACGAGCTGGTTATAACTAGCACTTATGACGGTAATCACGTTTTGAGCCTACCTATGAGGAATTGAAACACGGCCAAACCAATATCCAATGTCCTCTAGCACTTCGTTTTGAGCCTACCTATGAGGAATTGAAACTGACATTAAAGATAGATGTCAAGCCCTTTTCCAGTTTGTTTTGAGCCTACCTATGAGGAATTGAAACAGATTTTGGATATGTTAACAAGGATTTGTATTTTTGGGTTTTGAGCCTACCTATGAGGAATTGAAACCTACTTTAAAAGAGAAGATAAAGTTGCAGACAGCGAGTTTTGAGCCTACCTATGAGGAATTGAAACTTCCAGAGGGCTGGGATATTTGCATACAAAGCCAAGTTGTTTTGAGCCTACCTATGAGGAATTGAAACATCCCCTCTGCCCAGCTATACACGTCTTTTACAGCTCCTGTTTTGAGCCTACCTATGAGGAATTGAAACTTGTATCTTTTAACCCACTGCTCACCCATTTTATTCCGTTTTGAGCCTACCTATGAGGAATTGAAACTCAGCTCTATAATCCTTTAGACCAAATATCTCTAAGTGTTTTGAGCCTACCTATGAGGAATTGAAACAACAAATCCCTAGCCTCAATCAGCTCCTCATCTGCGTTTTGAGCCTACCTATAAGGAATTGAAACTATGTGGTAACACCTATATCCACCACCGCTGTCCTCGTTTTGAGCCTACCTATAAGGAATTGAAACCACAAACAGACATTCAACCCCATCTTAGGCAGGATAGTTTTGAGCCTACCTATAAGGAATTGAAACGAAAAAGGAAGCCACAGACCATCATACTGGGTAAAAGTTTTGAGCCTACCTATAAGGAATTGAAACGTTCATAAAATGCCTTATCTAACCTCTAATCTACACGTTTTGAGCCTACCTATAAGGAATTGAAACTGACCCTAGGACTAATACTTTTAGGAAGAAAAATAGAGTTTTGAGCCTACCTATAAGGAATTGAAACCTCTCCTTACTAATCACCAGTCACAAGTCACCAGGTTTTTAGCCTACCTATAGGGAAATTTAGCTATTGCCTTCTTTTTGGATAAGCTCGGCAAAGTCTGCCAAAAATTTGGGTGAATTCATAAGTTGGGGGGCGAGTAATAAAGCTTGTTGAAAATATTCTATAGCCTTTGGATATTGCCCTGCTTTTTTATAACATACCGCTACCTGACAAACAATTTGGGGAACTTGAAGGTAAGAAGGTTCTGCATCCAATGCCTTTTCTAAGTAAACGACTGCCTGACTATAATAACCAATATCCATCAGTTGTCGGGCAATAAGTAAATAAGGGTGAAGTTTGGCACTGGGACGATTAAGCCTAGCTCCAGGAACAACAGTAATGACAGCAGGAATGTCCAAGTCAGGATGGGTGGTTTCTATCACAAATCCTTCTAAGTGTTTTTGACTCAACAAATCAAGAACACGTTCTATTTCTATCTTAAAATCAGGGTGGGAAAAAGAAGGAACACTAGTAAAATCTATTTTTTCACCATCTAAAAGAAATTTAGCTGATGTTAAGTCTTTAAATCTAGGAAAACAATAAGTGGGGGCGCCTGGCCTTTTCTGGACTAGTTCTCTATAGAGCATCTGAGCCCGATGTTGGGCAAGCTCATTTAAGGCCCGAATGACAGCAAGTTCGGGATTTAAATGACTACCAGCCGCAGCATAAATCTTAATAGTGGATATAAGGGCATGGTTGTCATGGGTAATGACCGCTAGAGTGGGAATACCTAAATCCAGACTAAAATCTTTTATAAATATTTCAATTCCTGCATTTTTTATTTTTTCTATTAGACCTTGAACAAGAGGAGACTTAATAGAATCAATATTTATAGTAGGAACAATCTTTTTCCCTTCTATTACTAAAGAAATGCAATGTCTTTCTATGATTTCCTGTAAGGCTTGAAGGACAGCTTCTTCTAAAGTATTACCAGCCGCCCAGCCTGTAGTGCCGTAAATGCGGTAAAACCAGGGTAAAGGGAATAATACTTCTTTGTGGTGTTTAAAACTATAAGCTTTTACCCAAGCAAGAGGGATTGATTCTAAGGTTTCTAAGATTTTATTATCTCTATAATAAAAAGGTATAGGGTGAAGTAGACTGTCAAGAGGTATGGCCTTTTCTTTTATTTCTTTATAAGGAGCAATAATAAAATGATTGGTGTTTTTTAAATACATAAATCCGCTATATCTTTCTATCAATTCCATTAAGGCACTTGCCTTGGCTTGTTCTGGAGTGATGCCTTTTCCATAAGTTTCCTCAAATTTTAATGCCTTAGCTACATCTTGATTTATTTTACAGGTATAAGCAGGAATACCAATTCTATCCATTTTATCCAAACAAACAATTTCAGAAAATATAGTAGCTTTGCTTTGTGTTAAGCTTGCCAAGGCCTTCTCTATAGTTTCTTCCGGCACACAGGCCTTATCCTGTCCATAGGTATAAGTTTTTAAACAAGAATTTAACAAACCAGCCTCCTTTCAATATTTCTTAAATTATAGGTTAAAGGTTTAAATATTTCTATAGGAGCACCAATAAATCTTTTCATAAGGCCCAAAATCCCTTTACCGATGGCAGAAGGAGGAAGGAGCACTACCTGGGGATTTTGTATTCGGCCTTTAACCTCTAAGGGCACAGAGATAAAAGTCTTGCTCTTTCCAGTTAAAATCTTACCCAAAATAGGTATCTTGCTTAAAACAACATCAATAGTTCTCAATGGGGCAACCAAAATAGCCATCTTTAGTTTTGAACTAGAGATATCAAATGTCCCCTGGCCTACAATCTTCATCGCCGGGCTATCAATCACAGCCGATTCTATATTTAAAATCCCATTTTGTAAACTAGCCTTAATATCAAAATGTTTATAATAGAGCCCTTCTTTAGTAAGGTCTGGGAGTCTACCCTTAAAGACTTCTATCACATTCAATAGAGAGAAAATCTTGGCCAAGAGAGTGGCTTTATAAATCCTTCCCTTTTTTGAATGAAACTCAAAATAACCAGAAGAATTTTCTTCAATGGGTCTTTTCTTCCCCTTGGCCTTAAACTCTCCATTAAGAGAATAATTGGCTTCAAATAAGTGGTCTTTTTGGAAAAGACATTGGGATAAGCTATTCAGTGCCAGGTCTTCCCCATTCAAGGAAATGTTTACTTCTGTTTCTTTTTTTGAGGTTCTGATAAAACCATTTAAGTCTAAGTTACAGTAATTTCCTTTTAAAATCTCCATCTTTATTTTTTCACTCTTTTTTATGGTAATAAGAGCCTCTATTTGTTTTAAATTAACATTGTTATATCGTAATAAATCAATCTGGGCATCTATGTTTGCATTTATTTTAACCTTAGGCCTTTTTTCTGAGGTTCTTTGGGGAAATAACTTACTAATTTCGTTTAAATCAATTACTGAAGCAAATATCTCCCCATTTACTCCCAGAAAATCTTCTATAAATTTTATACTTCCCTGAGCTTCCAATGTAGTTTCCTTCAAAGAAAGGGCACATTTTTTAATGTCTATTTCCTGTCCCTTGGCATTTAAACTCATTTTTTCTATTGTGAGTTTTTTAAAACCATTTAGATTAGATAATCCTTCTACCAACAAATTCCCTTTAAGTTCAGAATTCCCAAGGTATGCCAAATCAATCTTTCCCTTAATTTCTCCTTCAAAAAAACCATTAAGGTATTTATTGCTGATTAAAATGGCGTCTAAGGTATGAGAAGAAAGACTCCCCTTAAAATTCAAGTCAAGAACAGGGTCTTTCTGCCAATTTAAATCTAAACATAGATAACATTTTTTGTTATTTTCTTTTAAATAAAAATCTCTAATAGAGCATTTCTGAGGTGAATAATCTAAGGTAAAACTTAGGGAAATCTTTTGGGGATTTAAAACATTTATTTCAAGATGAGTATATTGAGGGTGATAATCTAATTTAAAGGTTTTAACTCTAGCTGGCGTTTTGATTTTAAGTGAATTAGGGATATTTGCCAAGTCATAAATCCAATCTTGGAGAGAAGCAGTTATTTTCCCTGCTCCTTCAAGCCTTATTTGTCTTTCTTTAGTAAAGGGAGTTTTGATCTCACCAGAAAGGAAAAAAGTCCCATTTCCTAAACGCCCTTGGGTATTCCTAAACTTAATCAGGTGAGGAGAAACAAATCCCTCACCCCTTTCTATTTGAGCCTTTTTAGGCAAAAAAGAAAGAAAAAGAGCAGAATTTTTAAGATTAAAATGAAAAGCATAATTAAGGGAAGAAGGCTGGCCAAATTTGTAAACAAATTGGGCTGAAGAAACTTTAACTTCTCCTTTAGAAAGCTCAAATGCTTGGTAAAGACTATTAAGAAATGTCTGTTTTTTCAGCCAGGGATTGAGTTCATGGGCTATTAGTTTTCCAGAAAACTCCTTAATATTTAAGAAAATCTTTGGATTGGAAAAATCTACCTCACCTTTGGAATTACTAATTACAGAATGGCCAAAGCGTCCTTTAAGACCTTGCCAGCATATCTTTTCTGTGTTGTAAGAAAAACCAACCCTATTAATAAAGGCAGGATAAGGAAGTCTTGCATAAAGGATATTTCCTTTTACTAAAGCACCTTTAAGACTTACATCTGCAGTCTTATATGTGCCAGTAATAACCAGCTTGCCAGAAACTATACCTTCAGTTTTGGAAATAAGCTTAAGTTCTTTTTGGACCAAATGATTTTTTACAAACTTTTTAAGAAAAAACAAACCTGTTTTTAGGGGTGCAGTAAACGCCCCCTCAATATTCAAATCTTTATGGGGTGCTTGGATACCAATGGCAATCTTGGCCTCCCTGATTTCAGCACCTTCCATAATCCCAGAGAGGTTTTCACCATAAAGCACACCTTCTTTTATAGTAATTCCGCCTTGTCCATTATGGACTTTCAATCCTACTTTAGGAATATCTATTTCTGCCATAGAGGCTTCTGCTTGCAGCTTAAATGTCTTTAAGGACTCAAATTCTTTTTTGTTAACGGCTGTCTGGGTTATGTGAAAGCTCTCCGCCTTCCCTGCCTTCACAATCTTAAATATATTTTTAATGGCCTTGCTTTGGGAAAAGACACTTAACAATAGCTTTCGGCAACCAGTGACATCTATCTCTTGGGCATAAAAATCATAAGCTATATGGTATTTTTTAACATCCGTATTTAACCACCCTTGACCTTTAATCCTGGGTGTTTCCAGTTCTAACCTTGATAGTTTAAGCTCCCAATTATTTCCCTCTTTAAGTAACGTCCCTTGTGCAATTGCGTTTTTCAAAAAAATATTTGGAGATTGGGATTTAAAGCAAGGAGAAGCAATATTAAACGCTAAATTGAACTTAGTAGGTGACTTAAAGTCAAAACTCAGTTCTAAATCTATTTGAGACTTATTTATTTTTTTATTTACGGAAACTAAAGGAAGGTGCTCAAGCCTTAAATTTTTAACCTCTGCACGTCCTTTTAAACTAGATAAACTAGAGCGTGCCTTTAGAAATATTCTCTCACTAAAAGGGGTGCTAAAAGAGGTCTCTAAAACAATTTGGCTATCCTTTACATCTGCCTTGAGCTTGATAGAATGAGCTTTGAAAATAGAAGTCTTTTCTTTTAGGACCTCAACAGAACTATCTTTTAATTGAATATGTGCTTTGAAAGAAAGGGCTTTAAGTCTTTTTCTCTGTTTCTTAAACACCTCAATTGGAGCAATAGAATTAGCTGATTTAGATGAAAGGGTAAACCTTAAGTCCGCCTTCTCTAAAACAACAGACTCTATCTCCAACTTTTTATGCAAGATAGGCCAAACTTTGGGATAACCCGAGACTACGGCAAAGAAGGCCTTAAAATTATCCGAAGCTACGGTGGTGTTTTTTAAAACTATTTTAGGACGAGGGAGAAACCTAACTGAAATATAACCAATCTGAGTTGAAACTTGATAGCGGCTTCTCAATTCCTGGTTAATTTTTGACTTAATAAAATCTAGGTTTAAAAAATAGGGGAGAATTATTAAAGTCAAAAATAAGACAATAATAAAACATCCTATTCCCAGAAGAATCCAAACAAGAGACTTTTTAGCTTTACCCATTTTTTAAATACTGATTAAAATATCCCCACTTTAACTCAGGGAATTCCTTTTTCAATTCCTCCATCATATTTTTTATCCCTATTCCGGCAGTATATGGAATTTGCATTTGTTTTATATACCAAAAAGGGTCAATATTTAAATTTTTCAACTGGATTAAATCCAGGTGAGTCTCAGCAACCAACTGTTTAAGGGCATTGATTTCTTCCATGGTATCAGAAAGACCAGGAAAAACAAGATAGTTAATCATGGTAAATATGCCTTTTTCTTTGGCTAATTTAATAGTATCCTTTACTGCCTTAAAATTATAATTTATAGGTCTATGATAACGGTGATAATACTCTGGTTGGGCACTGGCCAAGCTGATGCGAATACTATCCAAACCGGCATCTATGATTTTTGATACCATTTTGGGAATACTCCCATTGGTATTGAGATTTATAGTTCCTTTATCAGTTTTTTGCCTTATAATCCTGATACTCTCAGCAATAGTATCTCCTGCCAACAATGGCTCTCCTTCGCAACCTTGTCCAAAGCTAATAATAGGTTGTTGCGCATAAAGCACATGGGGTAAGGCAATTTCTACAATTTCTTCTACTGCAGGCACAAACTGAATCCGATGATGAGAAGGCAAACAGCTATTTTCTTCCTGCCAGGAAAGGCATCCCAGACAACGGGCATTACATGCAGGAGAAACAGGTACAGGAAGTTCCCAGCGTTCATAGAAGGCATTTTTGGCAGCAAAACAGTGAAACTCAGTAGCACAGCGCTTTAGGTGTTTAAGTAAACGATTGTTAGGAAAATGAGAGAGTTTTTTCTTTATTTTGGGCAAAAGGGAACGGTCATCATATTGAGATGGATACCAGTGGGGATTATCTTCAATGAGAAAGGCAGGCACCCAGTATTGGTGATCATACCATCCTATGGCAGTATATGCCCAAAGGGGTAAAATACAGTCTTTATGAATATACTCTGCTGCTGGTAACAAGCACCGCACATATCCCGGAGGCATAAAGGCAGCTACACCATAACAAGGTTTATCCGAAAAGGGTGAGACTTCCAAGAGATAAATGTGTCCTTTCTTTTCATCATAACCAATGGGTGGACATTTGGGTAAGAAAAAGAGTTTGCTCCCTTCAGGGAGAGGTATAAAGTCTTGGGGTTTGGGAACAACAATTTGTTCCCCAGATTTTCCTATGGCTTTGAGATAAGGGTGATTATAAATCCTGCCTTGGGCATCTGCATAGACTACATAGGGCAATTCATTCAACATCAGCAGTTCATCATAAATTAGTAAGTAAAAAGGTCAAGGGTTAGTGGGTTTGAATACCTTGTTTAAAACAGTCAGAAGTGTTAAAAAAGCTCCATGTCTGTATTAGATAATATCATTGCTCATAAAAAGAAAGAAATAGAAACACTAAAAAAACATAAGCCATTAGATGAAACAGTGGCTGAATTTAATCTTTATCCTAAACGCTCTTTTTCTCAGGCTATTACTCACTCTGAGGAGATAAGTATTATTGCTGAAATAAAGAAGGCCTCCCCTTCCTTAGGAATAATCCGTGCTGATTTTGAGCCTCTAAAAATTGCTAAGCTGTATGAGGAAAATGGGGCATCTGCTATCTCTGTGATTACTGATAAAAAATTCTTTCAAGGAGATATAAATTTTTTACCAGAGATAAAGACAGCCGTTAAGCTGCCCATTTTGCGTAAGGATTTTATTATTGACCCATATCAGGTATATGAAGCCAAACTTTATGGGGCAGATGCCTTACTGCTTATAAGCACTGTGCTTTCTGTTCAACAACTGAAGAAATTACTTAATCTCACCCATAAATTGGGAATGGAGGCCCTGGTAGAAGTCCATGATGAAAAAGATTTGGAAAAGGCATTAAAGGTAGAAGCAAAAACTATTGGCATCAATAATCGCAATTTAAAGACCCTTAAGGTAGATTTAAATACCTGCCTTTGTTTAAAAGAAAGAGTGCCAGAAGAGAAAATTTTAGTAGCCGAAAGTGGGGTTAAGACCAGAGAAGACATCTTGCTTTTAGAAAAAGCAGGGTTTCAGGCAGTATTGATTGG contains these protein-coding regions:
- a CDS encoding AsmA-like C-terminal domain-containing protein, which gives rise to MGKAKKSLVWILLGIGCFIIVLFLTLIILPYFLNLDFIKSKINQELRSRYQVSTQIGYISVRFLPRPKIVLKNTTVASDNFKAFFAVVSGYPKVWPILHKKLEIESVVLEKADLRFTLSSKSANSIAPIEVFKKQRKRLKALSFKAHIQLKDSSVEVLKEKTSIFKAHSIKLKADVKDSQIVLETSFSTPFSERIFLKARSSLSSLKGRAEVKNLRLEHLPLVSVNKKINKSQIDLELSFDFKSPTKFNLAFNIASPCFKSQSPNIFLKNAIAQGTLLKEGNNWELKLSRLELETPRIKGQGWLNTDVKKYHIAYDFYAQEIDVTGCRKLLLSVFSQSKAIKNIFKIVKAGKAESFHITQTAVNKKEFESLKTFKLQAEASMAEIDIPKVGLKVHNGQGGITIKEGVLYGENLSGIMEGAEIREAKIAIGIQAPHKDLNIEGAFTAPLKTGLFFLKKFVKNHLVQKELKLISKTEGIVSGKLVITGTYKTADVSLKGALVKGNILYARLPYPAFINRVGFSYNTEKICWQGLKGRFGHSVISNSKGEVDFSNPKIFLNIKEFSGKLIAHELNPWLKKQTFLNSLYQAFELSKGEVKVSSAQFVYKFGQPSSLNYAFHFNLKNSALFLSFLPKKAQIERGEGFVSPHLIKFRNTQGRLGNGTFFLSGEIKTPFTKERQIRLEGAGKITASLQDWIYDLANIPNSLKIKTPARVKTFKLDYHPQYTHLEINVLNPQKISLSFTLDYSPQKCSIRDFYLKENNKKCYLCLDLNWQKDPVLDLNFKGSLSSHTLDAILISNKYLNGFFEGEIKGKIDLAYLGNSELKGNLLVEGLSNLNGFKKLTIEKMSLNAKGQEIDIKKCALSLKETTLEAQGSIKFIEDFLGVNGEIFASVIDLNEISKLFPQRTSEKRPKVKINANIDAQIDLLRYNNVNLKQIEALITIKKSEKIKMEILKGNYCNLDLNGFIRTSKKETEVNISLNGEDLALNSLSQCLFQKDHLFEANYSLNGEFKAKGKKRPIEENSSGYFEFHSKKGRIYKATLLAKIFSLLNVIEVFKGRLPDLTKEGLYYKHFDIKASLQNGILNIESAVIDSPAMKIVGQGTFDISSSKLKMAILVAPLRTIDVVLSKIPILGKILTGKSKTFISVPLEVKGRIQNPQVVLLPPSAIGKGILGLMKRFIGAPIEIFKPLTYNLRNIERRLVC
- the trpC gene encoding indole-3-glycerol phosphate synthase TrpC is translated as MSVLDNIIAHKKKEIETLKKHKPLDETVAEFNLYPKRSFSQAITHSEEISIIAEIKKASPSLGIIRADFEPLKIAKLYEENGASAISVITDKKFFQGDINFLPEIKTAVKLPILRKDFIIDPYQVYEAKLYGADALLLISTVLSVQQLKKLLNLTHKLGMEALVEVHDEKDLEKALKVEAKTIGINNRNLKTLKVDLNTCLCLKERVPEEKILVAESGVKTREDILLLEKAGFQAVLIGSALMQAEDIGKKLKEFLGR
- a CDS encoding radical SAM protein → MLNELPYVVYADAQGRIYNHPYLKAIGKSGEQIVVPKPQDFIPLPEGSKLFFLPKCPPIGYDEKKGHIYLLEVSPFSDKPCYGVAAFMPPGYVRCLLPAAEYIHKDCILPLWAYTAIGWYDHQYWVPAFLIEDNPHWYPSQYDDRSLLPKIKKKLSHFPNNRLLKHLKRCATEFHCFAAKNAFYERWELPVPVSPACNARCLGCLSWQEENSCLPSHHRIQFVPAVEEIVEIALPHVLYAQQPIISFGQGCEGEPLLAGDTIAESIRIIRQKTDKGTINLNTNGSIPKMVSKIIDAGLDSIRISLASAQPEYYHRYHRPINYNFKAVKDTIKLAKEKGIFTMINYLVFPGLSDTMEEINALKQLVAETHLDLIQLKNLNIDPFWYIKQMQIPYTAGIGIKNMMEELKKEFPELKWGYFNQYLKNG
- a CDS encoding YcaO-like family protein, whose protein sequence is MLNSCLKTYTYGQDKACVPEETIEKALASLTQSKATIFSEIVCLDKMDRIGIPAYTCKINQDVAKALKFEETYGKGITPEQAKASALMELIERYSGFMYLKNTNHFIIAPYKEIKEKAIPLDSLLHPIPFYYRDNKILETLESIPLAWVKAYSFKHHKEVLFPLPWFYRIYGTTGWAAGNTLEEAVLQALQEIIERHCISLVIEGKKIVPTINIDSIKSPLVQGLIEKIKNAGIEIFIKDFSLDLGIPTLAVITHDNHALISTIKIYAAAGSHLNPELAVIRALNELAQHRAQMLYRELVQKRPGAPTYCFPRFKDLTSAKFLLDGEKIDFTSVPSFSHPDFKIEIERVLDLLSQKHLEGFVIETTHPDLDIPAVITVVPGARLNRPSAKLHPYLLIARQLMDIGYYSQAVVYLEKALDAEPSYLQVPQIVCQVAVCYKKAGQYPKAIEYFQQALLLAPQLMNSPKFLADFAELIQKEGNS